In the genome of Pediococcus claussenii ATCC BAA-344, one region contains:
- a CDS encoding BMC domain-containing protein, giving the protein MNNALGLIETKGLVASIEAADAMVKAANVEMVGQEKIGSGLVTIMVRGDVGAVKASVDAGVAAAENIGEVVSSYVIPRPHAEVENILPSIKK; this is encoded by the coding sequence ATGAATAACGCATTGGGATTAATCGAAACAAAAGGTTTAGTTGCATCAATCGAAGCAGCAGATGCAATGGTAAAGGCTGCTAACGTTGAAATGGTTGGTCAAGAAAAAATTGGTAGTGGTTTGGTAACAATCATGGTTCGTGGTGATGTTGGTGCTGTAAAAGCTTCTGTTGACGCTGGAGTTGCTGCTGCTGAAAATATTGGAGAAGTTGTAAGTTCATACGTAATTCCTCGTCCACATGCTGAAGTTGAGAATATTTTACCTTCAATCAAGAAATAA
- a CDS encoding BMC domain-containing protein: MKKLKTLGYIEVQGLAAAIVASDKMLKTADVHLKAVENSKGGGWITVNISGDVAAVSVAIDTARDSLGSAYIGSTVIANPAEGLDKLIKTDVLYEDTVKTSVVEKIEEPLEESIEKVAETQKPKAAATKKKKATKNHKK, translated from the coding sequence GTGAAAAAATTGAAAACACTCGGTTATATTGAGGTTCAAGGGTTAGCAGCAGCGATTGTTGCTTCAGATAAGATGTTAAAAACGGCAGATGTCCATCTTAAAGCTGTTGAGAATTCAAAGGGTGGCGGCTGGATTACGGTTAACATCTCGGGTGATGTTGCAGCAGTGTCAGTCGCTATTGATACAGCTCGTGATTCACTTGGAAGTGCATACATCGGATCAACCGTAATTGCTAATCCTGCTGAGGGGCTTGATAAGCTAATTAAGACAGATGTTTTGTATGAAGATACAGTAAAGACATCAGTAGTCGAAAAGATCGAAGAACCGCTTGAAGAGTCTATTGAAAAAGTAGCAGAAACTCAAAAGCCTAAGGCGGCAGCTACAAAGAAAAAGAAAGCAACAAAGAATCATAAAAAATAA
- a CDS encoding glycerol dehydratase reactivase beta/small subunit family protein yields MMNNDKPSIIVAIEDENQAIDRLQSLFNGIEEEEIPVTTMVLKFNDVKQRAYQAALASRLSVGIGFEGSEIVVHYKNLHEEEPLFDILNANASQQRILGANAARLVKGTPFKELKQ; encoded by the coding sequence ATGATGAATAATGATAAGCCTTCGATCATTGTAGCAATTGAAGATGAAAATCAAGCAATTGATAGGTTACAAAGCCTGTTTAATGGAATTGAAGAAGAAGAAATTCCTGTAACAACAATGGTTTTAAAATTTAACGATGTCAAACAAAGGGCATATCAGGCTGCACTTGCTTCGCGATTGTCAGTTGGAATTGGCTTTGAAGGAAGTGAAATAGTGGTTCATTATAAAAACTTGCATGAAGAAGAACCGCTATTTGATATTTTAAATGCCAACGCAAGTCAGCAAAGAATTTTGGGAGCAAATGCTGCAAGGCTAGTTAAAGGAACACCATTCAAGGAATTGAAGCAATAA
- a CDS encoding diol dehydratase reactivase subunit alpha, with protein sequence MKRVIGVDIGNSSTEVALAEVDDNGSVNFIDSGISETTGIKGTKQNLIGIKKSITQVLNKTDFNLSDIDLVRINEATPVIGDVAMETISETIITESTMIGHNPNTPGGVGIGSGYTVNLLNLVKEKDLSRNYIVVVPKGVDFADAAKLINVYRISGYKITSAILQNDDGVLINNRLEKKMPIVDEVELIDKVPMGMLAAVEVADKGKVITQLSNPYGIATLFNLDSDETKNIVPVSRALIGNRSAVVIKTPEGDVKARVIPAGSINIEGDNGTDKVNVATGATEIMKHINNFDQITDISGEAGTNVGGMLEKVRQTMAELTGKQNKDIAIQDLLAVDTSVPVRVQGGLAGEFSTEQAVGIAAMVKSDHLQMQRIADLIQSELHIDVEIGGAEAEAAILGALTTPGTTKPIAILDLGAGSTDASIINQKDEIVAIHLAGAGDMTTMIINSELGLNDVYLAEDIKKYPLAKVENLFQIRHEDGTVQFFDQPLPSEIFARVVVIKEDGYIPVPGNMSIEKIKTVRQTAKKRVFVENARRALQHVSPTGNIRDIPFVVIVGGSALDFEIPQLVTDELSHYNLVAGRGNIRSVEGPRNAVATGLILSYASQRKLS encoded by the coding sequence ATGAAACGAGTAATAGGTGTTGACATTGGTAATTCTTCAACCGAGGTTGCTTTGGCTGAAGTGGATGACAATGGAAGTGTTAATTTTATTGATTCCGGTATTTCGGAAACAACAGGAATCAAGGGAACAAAGCAAAACTTAATTGGAATTAAGAAGTCTATTACACAGGTTTTAAATAAAACGGATTTTAACTTAAGTGACATTGATCTAGTTCGAATTAATGAAGCAACTCCAGTTATTGGTGATGTAGCAATGGAAACTATTTCAGAGACAATCATTACTGAATCGACAATGATTGGACACAATCCCAATACTCCTGGTGGTGTTGGAATAGGCTCTGGATATACGGTTAATTTGCTGAATTTAGTGAAAGAAAAAGATTTAAGTCGAAATTACATTGTCGTCGTTCCTAAGGGCGTTGACTTTGCTGATGCAGCAAAACTAATCAATGTTTATCGAATCTCTGGCTACAAGATTACGTCAGCCATTCTTCAAAATGATGATGGAGTTTTAATTAATAACCGTCTTGAGAAAAAAATGCCAATTGTTGACGAAGTTGAGTTGATTGATAAAGTACCAATGGGGATGTTAGCGGCCGTTGAAGTTGCAGATAAAGGAAAAGTGATTACACAGTTGTCTAATCCATACGGTATTGCCACTTTGTTCAATCTAGATTCAGATGAAACAAAGAATATTGTACCAGTTTCTAGGGCTTTGATTGGAAACCGTTCGGCTGTTGTTATTAAAACACCAGAGGGTGACGTTAAGGCACGAGTGATTCCAGCAGGTTCGATCAACATAGAGGGAGACAATGGGACTGACAAGGTAAACGTTGCAACGGGTGCAACAGAAATTATGAAACATATTAATAACTTTGATCAAATTACTGATATTTCAGGTGAAGCGGGAACCAATGTTGGTGGTATGTTAGAAAAAGTTCGTCAAACAATGGCAGAACTGACTGGTAAGCAGAATAAAGATATTGCAATTCAAGATCTTTTGGCTGTTGACACATCGGTACCGGTTAGAGTTCAAGGTGGTTTAGCTGGTGAGTTTTCAACAGAACAAGCTGTTGGAATTGCTGCAATGGTTAAGTCCGACCACTTACAAATGCAACGAATTGCTGATTTGATTCAATCTGAGTTACATATTGACGTTGAAATTGGTGGTGCAGAAGCAGAAGCTGCAATTTTAGGAGCCTTAACTACTCCTGGAACAACTAAACCGATTGCAATTCTTGATTTGGGCGCGGGTTCCACGGATGCTTCAATTATTAATCAAAAGGATGAAATTGTTGCAATTCATCTTGCTGGAGCCGGTGACATGACCACAATGATTATTAATTCCGAACTTGGACTGAATGATGTTTATTTGGCAGAGGATATCAAAAAATATCCCTTGGCAAAAGTTGAAAATCTCTTCCAAATTAGGCACGAAGATGGAACTGTTCAATTCTTTGATCAGCCGTTACCATCAGAAATCTTTGCGCGGGTAGTAGTCATTAAAGAAGATGGCTACATTCCGGTGCCCGGCAACATGAGTATTGAAAAAATTAAAACGGTTCGGCAAACTGCTAAGAAGCGTGTGTTTGTTGAAAATGCGCGTCGGGCTCTTCAACACGTGAGCCCAACTGGTAATATCCGTGATATTCCTTTTGTGGTTATCGTCGGTGGATCAGCATTAGATTTTGAAATCCCACAGCTCGTTACTGATGAGTTGTCACATTATAATCTAGTCGCTGGACGAGGAAACATTCGCTCAGTTGAGGGACCTAGAAATGCTGTTGCAACGGGATTGATTTTATCTTATGCAAGTCAAAGGAAGTTAAGTTGA
- a CDS encoding diol dehydratase small subunit, with the protein MSEIDDLVSKIMSQMGQSSSEKSGTATTIPTSDDNHSALTAKDYPLYSKHPELVHSPSGKSLDEITIDNLLSEKVKSNDLRITTDTLRLQGEVAADAGRSAVQRNLQRAAELTKIPDDRVLEMYNALRPYRSTKQELFDIATELRDKYNATICAGWFEEAAANYEARKKLKGDN; encoded by the coding sequence ATGAGTGAAATTGATGATTTGGTTTCAAAAATCATGAGTCAAATGGGACAATCATCATCTGAGAAAAGTGGAACAGCAACCACGATTCCAACGAGTGATGATAACCATTCAGCTTTAACAGCAAAAGATTATCCACTCTATTCCAAACATCCTGAACTGGTTCATTCACCTTCAGGAAAAAGTTTAGACGAGATTACAATTGATAATTTGTTAAGCGAAAAAGTAAAGTCAAATGATTTGCGGATTACGACTGACACTTTGCGCTTACAGGGTGAGGTTGCTGCTGATGCTGGACGAAGTGCTGTACAGCGTAATTTGCAACGTGCGGCCGAATTAACCAAAATACCTGATGACCGTGTGCTAGAAATGTATAATGCACTGCGACCATACCGTTCAACAAAGCAGGAGTTGTTTGATATTGCGACTGAATTGAGAGACAAATATAATGCAACAATCTGTGCTGGGTGGTTTGAGGAAGCCGCTGCAAATTATGAAGCCCGAAAAAAACTAAAAGGTGACAACTAG
- a CDS encoding propanediol/glycerol family dehydratase medium subunit yields MAQEIDEALLRQIVKSVIAEKGTLDKPISFNGQATTSTKESVAVQDIDDSDRSTLSHAVPEKHVDWFKHVGPAKAGYSRDEVVIAVAPAFAEVLEKNMTGIPHKEILRQVIAGIEEEGLKARVIKIYRTSDVSFCGAEADKLSGSGIAVAIQSKGTSIIHQKDQEPLSNLELFPQAPVLTPETYRAIGKNAAEYAKGMSPSPVPTVNDQMARVAYQALSALMHIKETKQVVPGKPAEEIEVNFN; encoded by the coding sequence ATGGCTCAAGAAATTGATGAAGCATTACTAAGACAAATTGTAAAAAGTGTAATTGCTGAAAAAGGAACATTAGATAAGCCGATTTCATTTAATGGACAGGCAACAACAAGCACAAAAGAAAGTGTGGCTGTCCAAGATATCGATGATAGCGACCGTTCTACCTTGTCACATGCAGTTCCAGAAAAACATGTTGATTGGTTTAAGCACGTGGGACCGGCAAAGGCAGGATATTCGCGTGATGAAGTTGTTATCGCGGTAGCACCAGCTTTTGCAGAAGTCTTGGAAAAAAATATGACAGGAATTCCTCACAAAGAAATCTTACGACAAGTGATCGCTGGAATTGAAGAAGAAGGATTAAAGGCACGTGTAATTAAAATTTATCGTACTTCCGATGTTTCTTTCTGTGGAGCGGAGGCTGACAAGTTGTCTGGTTCAGGGATCGCGGTTGCAATTCAGTCAAAGGGTACTTCGATTATTCATCAAAAGGACCAAGAACCCCTATCTAATTTGGAATTATTCCCTCAGGCACCAGTTTTAACACCCGAGACTTATCGAGCAATTGGTAAAAATGCCGCTGAATATGCTAAAGGTATGTCACCAAGCCCGGTACCAACGGTCAATGACCAGATGGCACGGGTTGCTTATCAGGCCTTGTCAGCTTTAATGCATATTAAAGAAACTAAACAAGTTGTTCCTGGGAAACCCGCTGAAGAAATTGAAGTGAACTTTAATTAG
- a CDS encoding propanediol/glycerol family dehydratase large subunit, with the protein MKRQKRFEELEKRPIHEDGFVREWPDEGLVAMMGPNDPKPSIRIENGVVTELDGKQRADFDLIDLYIAEYGINLNNAEKVMNMDSVKIANMLVDPNVPRKEVVDITTAMTPAKAEEVISKLNFGEMIMATQKMRPRRTPATQCHVTNIRDNPVQIAADAADAALRGFPEQETTTAVGRYAPLNAISIMVGSQTGRPGVLTQCSVEEALELSLGMRGFTGYAETISVYGTDQVFTDGDDTPWSKGFLASCYASRGLKMRFTSGSGSEAMMGYTEGKSMLYLESRCIFITKASGVQGLQNGGVSCIGIPGAVPSGIRSVMGENLLCMMLDLECASGNDQAFSHSDMRRTERLLGQFIAGTDYISSGYSSTPNYDNTFAGSNTDAMDYDDYYIMERDLALNGGIHPVVEEDVIKVRNKAAKALQAVFEELGLPKITDEEVEDATYANTSKDMPDRNMVEDMKAAQDLMDRGITAVDIVKALYNRGFKDIAEAVLNLQKQKVCGDFLQTSSIFDKDWNIISAVNDANDYQGPGTGYRLEEDKEEWERIKNVPFAIDPGNMKF; encoded by the coding sequence GTGAAACGACAAAAAAGGTTTGAAGAATTAGAAAAGAGACCAATTCATGAAGATGGTTTTGTTCGCGAATGGCCGGACGAAGGATTAGTAGCAATGATGGGGCCAAATGATCCCAAGCCAAGCATTAGAATCGAAAATGGAGTTGTAACAGAGTTAGATGGTAAGCAAAGAGCTGATTTTGATTTAATTGATCTATATATAGCTGAATATGGAATTAATTTAAATAATGCCGAAAAGGTAATGAACATGGATTCGGTTAAAATTGCTAATATGCTAGTCGATCCTAACGTACCTCGCAAGGAGGTTGTTGATATTACGACTGCAATGACCCCTGCGAAAGCAGAAGAAGTTATTAGTAAGTTGAACTTTGGTGAAATGATTATGGCAACGCAAAAAATGCGTCCACGTCGTACACCTGCTACACAATGTCACGTTACTAATATTCGAGATAATCCAGTACAAATTGCGGCTGATGCGGCTGATGCAGCTTTGCGTGGATTTCCAGAACAGGAAACAACCACAGCGGTTGGACGTTATGCTCCGTTAAATGCTATTTCGATTATGGTTGGTTCCCAAACAGGTCGCCCCGGAGTTCTAACTCAATGTTCAGTTGAAGAAGCTCTTGAACTAAGCTTAGGAATGCGCGGTTTTACCGGTTATGCTGAAACAATTTCGGTTTATGGTACGGATCAAGTGTTCACTGATGGTGATGATACGCCTTGGTCAAAGGGATTTCTTGCTTCATGTTATGCATCACGTGGTCTGAAAATGCGGTTTACATCTGGATCTGGTTCAGAAGCTATGATGGGTTATACCGAAGGAAAGTCAATGTTATATCTTGAATCACGTTGTATTTTCATTACCAAAGCTTCAGGTGTTCAAGGATTACAAAATGGTGGTGTGAGTTGTATTGGGATCCCAGGTGCAGTTCCTTCAGGAATTCGCTCCGTTATGGGTGAAAATCTATTATGTATGATGCTTGACCTAGAATGTGCATCTGGTAATGACCAAGCATTTTCACATTCAGATATGCGTCGAACTGAACGTTTGTTAGGGCAATTCATTGCCGGTACTGATTATATTTCGTCGGGCTACTCTTCAACACCAAACTATGATAATACATTTGCTGGTTCTAATACAGACGCAATGGATTATGATGATTACTACATTATGGAACGTGATTTAGCTCTAAATGGTGGTATTCATCCAGTTGTTGAAGAAGATGTTATTAAGGTTCGAAATAAAGCTGCAAAAGCTCTTCAAGCCGTTTTTGAAGAACTTGGCTTACCAAAGATTACTGATGAAGAAGTCGAAGACGCAACCTATGCTAATACTTCTAAGGATATGCCAGATCGTAATATGGTCGAAGATATGAAGGCTGCTCAAGATCTAATGGATCGTGGGATTACAGCTGTTGACATCGTTAAAGCACTTTACAATCGTGGCTTTAAAGATATTGCTGAGGCTGTTTTAAATCTTCAAAAGCAAAAAGTCTGTGGTGATTTCCTTCAAACATCTTCAATTTTCGATAAGGATTGGAATATCATTTCTGCGGTTAATGATGCAAACGACTATCAAGGACCAGGTACAGGTTACCGACTTGAAGAAGATAAAGAAGAATGGGAACGCATTAAGAATGTTCCGTTTGCAATCGACCCAGGAAATATGAAATTTTAA
- the pduB gene encoding propanediol utilization microcompartment protein PduB: protein MNNFLNSTSVVPEFVGSTELGDTIGMCIPAVDAMLLDKLQVSTKKYSVIGILSSRTGAGPQILAMDEAVKATNTEVLDVEWPRDTKGGAGHGVLILIGGNDPSDVRQAISVALENLPRTFGDIYNSPAGHLELQFTASAAGAVHMAFGAPIGKAYGLICGAPSGIGVVMADTAIKTAGVEVIKFASPSHGTSFSNEGALHISGDSGAVRQAVIAGREVGLKLLGQLGGVEPKNDFPAYIK from the coding sequence ATGAATAACTTTTTAAATTCAACGAGTGTTGTTCCCGAATTTGTCGGTTCAACTGAACTGGGTGACACGATTGGAATGTGCATCCCAGCAGTTGATGCAATGCTTTTAGATAAATTACAGGTTAGTACAAAAAAGTATTCGGTAATCGGAATCTTAAGTTCACGTACCGGTGCGGGTCCCCAAATCTTAGCAATGGATGAAGCTGTAAAGGCAACTAATACGGAAGTGTTAGATGTTGAATGGCCTCGTGATACTAAAGGTGGGGCAGGACATGGTGTCTTAATTTTAATTGGTGGCAATGATCCATCAGATGTCCGTCAAGCTATTTCGGTAGCATTAGAAAATTTACCACGTACTTTCGGTGATATTTACAATTCACCAGCGGGTCATTTGGAATTACAATTCACGGCAAGTGCTGCGGGTGCTGTTCATATGGCATTTGGTGCTCCGATTGGAAAAGCTTATGGATTAATCTGTGGAGCTCCATCAGGAATTGGCGTAGTTATGGCCGATACGGCAATTAAAACGGCCGGTGTTGAAGTTATCAAATTTGCTTCTCCTTCACATGGAACTAGTTTTTCAAATGAAGGAGCATTACATATTTCTGGTGACTCAGGTGCAGTGCGCCAAGCAGTTATTGCAGGTCGGGAAGTTGGTTTGAAACTCCTAGGTCAGTTGGGTGGAGTTGAACCTAAAAATGATTTTCCTGCTTATATTAAGTAG
- a CDS encoding BMC domain-containing protein, whose translation MEQEALGLIETKGLVASIEAADAMVKAANVDLVGQEKIGHGLVTVMVRGDVGAVKASVDAGVAAAEEIGEVLSSYVIPRPHTDVERILPKKTQD comes from the coding sequence ATGGAACAAGAAGCATTGGGTTTAATCGAAACAAAAGGTTTGGTTGCATCAATTGAAGCAGCAGATGCAATGGTTAAGGCAGCTAATGTTGACTTGGTAGGACAAGAAAAGATTGGACATGGCTTGGTAACTGTAATGGTTCGTGGTGATGTTGGTGCTGTAAAAGCTTCTGTTGACGCGGGCGTTGCCGCAGCAGAAGAAATTGGCGAAGTATTATCAAGCTATGTAATTCCTCGTCCACATACAGATGTTGAACGAATTTTACCTAAGAAGACACAAGATTAA
- a CDS encoding EutP/PduV family microcompartment system protein: protein MRRPMFIGPIGCGKTTLLQRMNNIEIHYNKTQSVEYYDNVIDTPGEYIEHRRMYTNIATTAMDAGIIVILQSISDPRLIFPEAFSTMFGRPVIGVITKMDLAKSNTEVEVIEKRLRSAGVKKIFKVSALNNEGVTDFKDFLDNSNIQ, encoded by the coding sequence TTGCGAAGACCAATGTTTATTGGACCAATTGGCTGCGGTAAAACAACATTATTGCAACGAATGAATAATATTGAAATACATTATAATAAGACTCAGTCGGTAGAGTATTATGACAACGTGATTGATACACCCGGGGAATATATTGAGCACCGGCGTATGTATACAAATATTGCAACTACTGCAATGGACGCTGGCATAATTGTGATATTGCAAAGCATTAGCGACCCGCGGCTAATTTTTCCAGAGGCATTTAGCACGATGTTTGGACGACCAGTAATTGGTGTGATTACCAAAATGGATCTAGCAAAATCTAATACCGAAGTAGAAGTGATTGAAAAAAGACTTCGTAGTGCGGGTGTGAAAAAGATTTTTAAAGTATCCGCATTGAACAATGAAGGTGTGACAGATTTTAAAGATTTTCTAGATAATTCTAATATTCAATAA
- the cobT gene encoding nicotinate-nucleotide--dimethylbenzimidazole phosphoribosyltransferase → MDLNKITIKAVKPIVGQQMQDKLDRLAKPQRGLGNLERMVTKIASIQETLDIQVDRRTCLVFAADHGIEREQVSATPREVTSKQAINTINGHTTVAVLAHQNRCKVTVIDVGVDGLPASKKIINHKISDGTKDFLQENAMSRQEAVKAIKVGYEVAEKELREGAQLLLIGELGIGNTTTASTLMAAITGLPTELIVGAGSNISSKRFKHKIQVINEALRKRSFNQDDPVDLLAKVGGFEIGAMCGAILKAAEQGVPLIMDGFIANVAALLAQKINPNSVGYLIASHLSREPGAKQALNLLDCEPVLNLDLAVGEGSGAVLLLSMIDAMQAILQGMNTTDDLNFEFTK, encoded by the coding sequence ATGGACTTAAACAAAATTACAATAAAAGCGGTCAAGCCAATTGTTGGGCAACAAATGCAAGATAAGTTAGACCGGCTGGCAAAACCACAACGGGGTCTAGGAAATCTCGAAAGAATGGTAACTAAAATTGCATCAATTCAGGAAACTTTGGATATTCAGGTTGATCGTCGGACCTGTTTAGTTTTTGCTGCGGATCATGGAATTGAGCGGGAACAAGTTTCAGCGACCCCAAGAGAAGTGACTAGCAAGCAAGCAATTAATACGATTAACGGTCACACAACGGTTGCTGTTTTGGCTCATCAAAATCGGTGTAAGGTAACAGTTATTGACGTTGGCGTTGATGGTCTTCCAGCAAGTAAAAAAATCATTAATCATAAAATCAGTGATGGTACGAAGGATTTCCTCCAAGAAAATGCTATGTCACGGCAAGAAGCAGTGAAGGCGATAAAAGTCGGATATGAAGTTGCTGAAAAAGAGTTGAGGGAGGGAGCACAGTTGTTATTAATTGGAGAATTGGGGATTGGAAATACTACAACTGCATCAACGTTAATGGCGGCAATTACGGGACTTCCTACCGAGTTAATTGTTGGAGCGGGATCTAATATCTCGTCAAAACGATTTAAGCACAAAATTCAAGTTATCAATGAGGCTCTGCGTAAACGATCCTTTAATCAAGATGATCCTGTTGACTTGCTAGCAAAGGTAGGTGGATTTGAGATTGGTGCAATGTGTGGTGCGATTCTTAAGGCAGCGGAACAAGGAGTGCCATTGATAATGGACGGATTTATTGCAAATGTAGCAGCATTACTCGCTCAAAAAATCAATCCTAACTCGGTTGGTTATCTGATTGCATCACACTTGTCACGTGAACCAGGCGCAAAACAAGCATTGAATCTATTAGATTGTGAACCGGTTCTTAATCTTGACTTAGCAGTTGGAGAAGGCAGCGGCGCAGTATTGTTATTATCAATGATTGATGCAATGCAGGCAATTTTGCAAGGCATGAATACAACAGATGATTTGAATTTTGAATTTACAAAATAA